The window ACGCCGACGGTCAGGCGGGGGTCGGCGACCCCGTCGTGGACCCGGTAGAGCACCACCTCGGCGCTGGTCGCGACCAGCTCGCCCACCCGCACCGGCTCGCCGCTGAGCGGGTGGGTGACGGAGACCGAGAGCGTCCCCTGACGGAGCTCGACCAGGGTGGGGTCGCTGCGCTGGCCGTAGCCGCGGATGCCGGAGTAGGCGAGTGCGGTCATCGCCCCGGTCTCGCCCCGGGCCAGCCGCCCCCGCAGGTCACCGCGATCGTCGCCCCCGGCGGCGGCGACCAGGCCACCACGCTCCAGCCCCTCGAGCGCCCGGGGAAAGCACCGCGGCGGCGGCGCGGCGGGCTCGGGCGCCGGCCCGCCCTCGACGCCGGCTGCCGGCCCGGGGTCCTCGTCGAGGTCGAGCAGGCGCTGGGCGTAGTCGAGGGTGGCGCCGAGGTACTGGCCGCCGGGGGGGTCGACGAAGGCGGGGGTGATCCGGCGCAGCGGCCGCATCCCGCCGGCGGCGACGGTGCAGCCGGCGAGCCGGGGCAGGGTCGCCGCCCAGGCGCGCACCAGCGAGACCGCGCGGGCGACGTCGCCGCGGGCCTGGCGGAGCGCCCGGGCGCAGATCCGCGGCTCCGCCACCCCCGCCTCGGCGGCGACCTGGTCGACGAGGAGGGGGAGGAGGGCGCAGAGGTCGTCGACCCCGGCCTCGCCGGCGGCGACCGGGGCGGCGCCGTCGCGGGCCAGGCGCGCCGCCGCGGCGATGGCGCCGGTCTGGTCGAGGACGGTGGTGTACATCAGCGCAGCCGCTCGACGCGGGTGGTGCGGGGCAGGGCGGCCACCCGCCCGGCGGAGTCGATGACGAGCAGGTCGACACCGAGCGGCCAGGTGGCGCAGGCGGCGTCGCGGGCGTCGAGCTCGGAGGCGTCGAGCGGCAGCTCGGTGTCGAGGTGCCCCGCCACCCCCGGGCCCCGCAGCCGCAGCCGCCGGCCGGGCCCCGGCTCGGCGACCGCATAGACCGCGGTCGCGCCCGCCTCGGGGCAGGCCTCGTCGCCGCGGGGCAGGCGGGCGAGGGCACCGCCGGAGCCGCCGCCGCCCACCACCAGCAGCTCGGCGCCGGCCGCCGGCGCCGCGGCGGACGCCCAGGGCAGGGGCGGCGGCACGCCCGCCAGGGCCACCCGGCAGCCGGCGTCCCAGGTGGAGCCCAGCACCAGGGCGAGGGCCGCCTCGGTGGTGGGCGCGACCGGCACCCGGCGGCCGGGGTAGCCGAGGGCGACGAGGACCGCCCGGTAGGCGCGATGGAGCGCGGCGGCGCGGGTCATCCGGGGACCACCCGGGTGGCGGCCACCGCCGCCGCGCCGGCGTCTGCCCGAGCCCGCTCGTCGGCGAGGGCGGCGGTGGCGAGGGCGGTCACCGCGTCGTCGGCGCGGGCGTCGCAGAGCGCGGCGGCGAGCGCG of the Candidatus Dormiibacterota bacterium genome contains:
- a CDS encoding carbon-phosphorus lyase complex subunit PhnI; this translates as MYTTVLDQTGAIAAAARLARDGAAPVAAGEAGVDDLCALLPLLVDQVAAEAGVAEPRICARALRQARGDVARAVSLVRAWAATLPRLAGCTVAAGGMRPLRRITPAFVDPPGGQYLGATLDYAQRLLDLDEDPGPAAGVEGGPAPEPAAPPPRCFPRALEGLERGGLVAAAGGDDRGDLRGRLARGETGAMTALAYSGIRGYGQRSDPTLVELRQGTLSVSVTHPLSGEPVRVGELVATSAEVVLYRVHDGVADPRLTVGVGGTCGRVERRAISAALLDANCARASLDSDAAPPPCDDREFLETVLDGQEAAGFVEHLKLPHHVTFTSDLERLAALGDRVEDATVAGR
- a CDS encoding phosphonate C-P lyase system protein PhnH — encoded protein: MTRAAALHRAYRAVLVALGYPGRRVPVAPTTEAALALVLGSTWDAGCRVALAGVPPPLPWASAAAPAAGAELLVVGGGGSGGALARLPRGDEACPEAGATAVYAVAEPGPGRRLRLRGPGVAGHLDTELPLDASELDARDAACATWPLGVDLLVIDSAGRVAALPRTTRVERLR